A genomic window from Coccinella septempunctata chromosome 9, icCocSept1.1, whole genome shotgun sequence includes:
- the LOC123320759 gene encoding uncharacterized protein LOC123320759: MRSSFFQLVKHVQYSVFSEDIDNIRRKKPLVKHLRKLNPFIDEQGILRVGGRLSYSGLSYDHKYPALLPCNHRLTDLIIECYHRVHLHPGAQTLQFILSQFVWILSARRAIHRVVSKCCTCFRNNPKSIQPLMRNLPPVRVTSVKPFQCVGVDFGGPFFTTPSRSKGVRSHKSYVCLFVCFATKALHLELVSDLSSSAFLAALRRFISRRGRCNKIFSDCGTNFKGASRELSQYMKEASEEERIEWGFNPPSAPHFGGLWESGIKSVKSHLYKVIGEQKLTFEEFYTVLVQIEAILNSRPLCPMSSDPNDVSALTPGHFLTLAPLSTFPEPDLSEIPLNRLSRWQLLSRLHRDFWKRWHKQYLNTLQQRKRWYNDSTTVLSPGMLVLIKDEQLPPLRWRLGRIENLHSGEDGRVRVCTLRTNNGTLQRPVVKLCPLPQ; the protein is encoded by the coding sequence ATGAGAAGTTCGTTTTTCCAACTGGTGAAACATGTACAATATTCTGTTTTCAGCGAAGATATTGATAATATTAGGAGGAAGAAACCTCTTGTCAAGCATCTTCGGAAGTTGAATCCCTTTATTGATGAACAGGGAATTCTGAGAGTTGGGGGTAGATTGTCATATTCCGGTCTATCCTATGATCATAAATATCCAGCATTACTTCCTTGTAATCATCGTCTTACTGATCTAATCATTGAGTGCTATCACCGAGTTCATCTACATCCAGGAGCTCAAACGCTTCAATTCATATTATCCCAATTTGTTTGGATATTGTCTGCAAGGCGGGCGATTCATCGAGTTGTTTCGAAGTGTTGCACATGCTTCAGAAACAATCCTAAATCAATCCAACCCTTAATGAGAAATCTTCCTCCTGTTCGTGTGACATCTGTCAAACCATTCCAATGCGTAGGTGTGGATTTTGGAGGACCGTTTTTCACCACCCCTTCCAGATCAAAGGGTGTCAGATCACATAAATCCTACGTATGTCTTTTTGTGTGTTTTGCTACCAAAGCACTCCATTTAGAGCTCGTCTCTGACCTATCTTCGTCAGCCTTTCTGGCAGCGTTACGAAGATTCATAAGTCGTCGAGGTCGttgcaataaaattttcagcGACTGTGGCACAAATTTCAAAGGAGCCTCCCGTGAACTTTCTCAATATATGAAGGAAGCAAGTGAAGAGGAAAGAATTGAATGGGGCTTCAATCCACCCTCAGCTCCACATTTTGGTGGGTTGTGGGAGTCGGGCATCAAATCGGTGAAGTCACATCTTTATAAAGTCATCGGTGAACAAAAATTAACATTTGAAGAGTTTTACACTGTTCTGGTTCAAATAGAGGCTATACTTAACTCTCGCCCTCTTTGCCCAATGAGCTCTGACCCAAATGATGTTTCAGCACTTACTCCTGGACATTTCTTAACCCTAGCCCCCCTATCAACTTTTCCTGAACCTGATTTATCGGAAATTCCTTTGAATCGACTTTCTCGGTGGCAACTCCTTTCTCGTCTTCATAGAGATTTCTGGAAACGTTGGCACAAGCAATATCTCAACACACTACAGCAACGCAAACGGTGGTATAATGATAGTACTACTGTGCTTTCTCCGGGTATGCTCGTTCTCATAAAAGACGAGCAATTGCCTCCCTTACGTTGGCGTCTTGGGAGAATAGAAAATTTACATAGTGGTGAGGACGGTAGAGTTAGAGTTTGTACTCTTCGAACTAATAATGGCACTTTGCAAAGACCAGTGGTGAAATTGTGTCCATTACCTCAGTAA